A section of the Salinigranum marinum genome encodes:
- a CDS encoding amphi-Trp domain-containing protein → MPEETLFKSENVQSRGEIAAYLRTVADNLEAGESITLTAGDQTVTMDPPSSPTFEVKAEREGPAGKPGELSIEFELEWDEDGSDGGPLEIE, encoded by the coding sequence ATGCCCGAAGAAACCCTGTTCAAATCTGAAAACGTCCAGAGTCGTGGCGAGATCGCCGCCTACCTGCGGACGGTGGCCGACAACCTCGAGGCGGGCGAGAGCATCACGCTCACAGCCGGTGACCAGACGGTCACCATGGACCCGCCGTCCAGCCCCACGTTCGAGGTCAAGGCCGAGCGGGAGGGGCCGGCGGGGAAGCCGGGAGAGTTGAGTATCGAGTTCGAACTGGAGTGGGACGAGGACGGCTCCGACGGCGGTCCGCTCGAGATCGAGTGA
- a CDS encoding HalOD1 output domain-containing protein, translating to MTFETEFDPDETSVCVAVATATDTDPLELPPLYGRVDVGVAERLVPRERNVTVRFPYFGRSVVVVGPGHVVVSGPFR from the coding sequence ATGACGTTCGAGACGGAGTTCGACCCCGACGAGACGTCGGTCTGTGTGGCCGTCGCGACCGCCACGGACACCGACCCGCTGGAACTGCCGCCCCTGTACGGGCGCGTCGACGTCGGCGTGGCCGAGCGGCTCGTCCCACGCGAACGGAACGTCACCGTCCGTTTCCCGTACTTCGGCCGGTCCGTCGTCGTGGTCGGACCCGGCCACGTCGTCGTCTCCGGCCCGTTCCGCTGA
- a CDS encoding helix-turn-helix transcriptional regulator: MESALAEIEFLALSANRVEALGYLAEEPRTRRELVELTGASQPTLGRILRDFEERAWIERDGSTYRATVTGTLVSRGFGELVEILDADAELRPVVRWLPAESITFDLEHLTTATITTPSRIRPNAPVQRALELLGDASTVRIVSYAFNEGSLDVISERTKAGDQRFEGVFSSDAIDAIADDSQLRRQLRELLTAESATVRIADEPIPVAATIADSVVHLFLRDDTGILQASIDVDEPEVRSWADGLFERYWDAAEPLTIEQL; this comes from the coding sequence AAGAGCCCCGCACACGACGCGAACTCGTCGAACTGACCGGTGCCTCACAGCCGACGCTCGGGCGGATCCTCCGCGACTTCGAGGAGCGCGCCTGGATCGAACGCGACGGTAGCACGTACCGGGCGACGGTGACCGGTACGCTCGTCTCGCGCGGGTTCGGCGAGTTGGTCGAGATCCTCGACGCCGACGCCGAACTCCGGCCGGTCGTCCGGTGGTTGCCGGCGGAGTCGATCACGTTCGACCTCGAACACCTGACGACGGCGACGATCACGACGCCGAGCCGGATCCGCCCGAACGCGCCGGTGCAGCGTGCACTCGAACTCCTCGGCGACGCCAGCACGGTCCGAATCGTCTCGTACGCGTTCAACGAGGGGAGCCTCGACGTCATCTCCGAACGGACGAAAGCCGGCGACCAGCGGTTCGAGGGCGTCTTCTCGTCTGACGCGATCGACGCGATCGCCGACGACTCACAGCTGCGCCGACAGCTCCGTGAGCTGCTCACCGCGGAGAGCGCGACGGTTCGGATCGCCGACGAGCCGATCCCCGTGGCCGCGACGATCGCCGACTCGGTCGTTCACCTCTTCTTGCGCGACGACACGGGCATCCTTCAGGCGTCGATCGACGTGGACGAACCCGAGGTGCGCTCGTGGGCGGACGGCCTGTTCGAGCGGTACTGGGACGCCGCGGAGCCGCTCACGATCGAGCAACTGTGA